One genomic window of Trichomycterus rosablanca isolate fTriRos1 chromosome 1, fTriRos1.hap1, whole genome shotgun sequence includes the following:
- the LOC134309861 gene encoding uncharacterized protein LOC134309861, with the protein MLGFAQLLPFYFRFSPFWRFVFIRVYLFPVSPVGFLFLLVFALVFPVWLPSPPSGLERYCSRSSLRKPANRSLEGGLYSPVPRLPPHQPLHINAGFSSALRQIVCLPPRPAIPTPPGFPAYLSSPGFGSFAPCVLVPLLPASSCSSRPWTAWDTFLHTRMNTTAPPVHLSDTLRLLPSVPPQPLPQCSPLFGSFSIIFRFVNSNKSPITYLWF; encoded by the exons ATGTTAGGATTCGCCCAGCTCTTACCTTTTTACTTTCGTTTTTCCCCGTTTTGGCGTTTTGTTTTCATCCGCGTTTATTTATTCCCCGTTAGTCCGGTcgggtttttgttcttgttagtGTTTGCGTTGGTTTTTCCTGTTTggctcccttctccccctagcggctTGGAGCGGTACTGTTCCCGGAGTTCGCTGCGGAagccagccaatagatcgctggagggcggactcTACTCACCTGTGCCTCGTTTACCACCTCATCAACCACTGCAtataaacgccggcttttcctCTGCTcttcgccagattgtctgcttgccacCGCG CCCAGCGATCCCCACACCACCTGGCTTCCCGGCTTACCTATCGTCTCCTGGATTTGGCTCCTTCGCTCCTTGTGTCCTGGTTCCACTCCTACCTGCCTCTTCGTGTTCCTCCAGACCCTGGACTGCTTGGGACACCTTCCTGCACACCCGGATGAACACCACGGCTCCCCCTGTTCACCTCTCAGACACCCTGCGCCTTCTACCATCAGTACCGCCCCAGCCGCTTCCCCAGTGTTCTCCGTTGTTTGGTTCATTTAGTATTATCTTTCGTTTTGTTAATTCCAATAAAAGCCCCATTACCTACTTGTGGTTCTGA